In a genomic window of Streptomyces pristinaespiralis:
- a CDS encoding SDR family oxidoreductase produces MTTHLITGAGSGIGAAVTRRLHERGDDVVLVARDAGRAKEFEARYPGAGTLVADLADPDRISWALGQQSMPSSVDSLLHIAGIVDLGPVGDLRPKTWRQQLNVNLIAPAELTRLFLPQLRAAQGHVVFVNSGAGLAAHAEWAAYAASKHGLKALADSLRHEEHAAGVRVTSVYPGRTASPMQAKVHSQEGKEYDPSRWIDPESVATAILTALDLPRDAEINDLTVRPGR; encoded by the coding sequence ATGACCACCCATCTGATCACCGGCGCCGGATCCGGCATCGGCGCTGCCGTCACCCGTCGTCTGCACGAGCGGGGCGACGATGTCGTCCTCGTCGCGCGGGACGCGGGCCGGGCCAAGGAATTCGAAGCGCGCTACCCGGGAGCCGGCACGCTCGTCGCCGACCTCGCGGACCCCGACCGGATCTCCTGGGCCCTCGGGCAGCAGTCCATGCCGTCGAGCGTCGACTCGCTGCTGCACATCGCCGGCATCGTCGACCTCGGACCGGTCGGCGACCTGCGCCCGAAGACCTGGCGCCAGCAGCTCAACGTGAATCTGATCGCGCCCGCCGAGCTGACCCGGCTGTTCCTTCCCCAACTGCGGGCCGCCCAGGGCCATGTGGTCTTCGTCAACTCCGGCGCCGGCCTCGCCGCCCACGCCGAGTGGGCCGCGTACGCCGCCTCCAAGCACGGACTGAAGGCCCTCGCCGACTCCCTGCGGCACGAGGAGCACGCCGCCGGTGTACGGGTCACCTCCGTCTACCCGGGGCGTACCGCGAGCCCCATGCAGGCCAAGGTGCACTCGCAGGAGGGCAAGGAGTACGACCCCTCCCGCTGGATCGACCCCGAATCGGTCGCCACGGCGATCCTGACCGCCCTGGACCTGCCGCGCGACGCGGAGATCAACGATCTGACGGTGCGGCCGGGGCGCTGA
- a CDS encoding LOG family protein, producing the protein MNICVFLSAADLDERYTRPAREFAELIGKGGHTLVWGGSESGLMKVVADGVQEAGGRLIGVSVEFLRSKARANADEMVIAKDLAERKALLLARSDAVVIMVGGTGTLDEATEILELKKHGHHTKPVVLLNAAGFYDGLKQQFQRMEDEGFLPLPLTELVFFAEDGAGAMAYLEESAGIR; encoded by the coding sequence ATGAACATCTGCGTCTTCCTCTCCGCCGCCGATCTCGACGAGCGCTACACCCGCCCCGCCCGCGAGTTCGCCGAGCTCATCGGCAAGGGCGGTCACACACTGGTGTGGGGCGGCTCGGAGAGCGGACTGATGAAGGTCGTCGCGGACGGCGTGCAGGAGGCCGGCGGGCGGCTGATCGGCGTCTCCGTCGAGTTCCTCCGGTCCAAGGCGCGGGCGAACGCCGACGAGATGGTGATCGCCAAGGACCTCGCGGAGCGCAAGGCGCTGCTGCTCGCCAGGTCCGACGCCGTCGTGATCATGGTCGGTGGCACCGGGACGCTCGACGAGGCGACGGAGATCCTGGAGCTGAAGAAGCACGGCCATCACACCAAGCCGGTCGTCCTGCTCAACGCCGCGGGGTTCTACGACGGACTCAAGCAGCAGTTCCAGCGGATGGAGGACGAGGGCTTCCTGCCCCTGCCGCTCACCGAGCTCGTGTTCTTCGCCGAGGACGGCGCCGGCGCCATGGCGTACCTCGAGGAGTCCGCCGGCATCCGGTAG
- a CDS encoding alpha/beta fold hydrolase translates to MSAAVMKAESADGTLIAYERRGAGPALVLVGGALCTSASDAPLAGLLAPHFSVFTYDRRGRGASGDTAPYAVRREIEDLAAVIGAAGGRAAVHGTSSGAALALRAAAAGLPITQLSLYEPPFDTEPAAGQGSTEYVDRMTALLAQGRRGDALAVFMAAVGMPEEAVAGLRPLPVWSDMEALAHTLAYDHEVMGDGLVPTSLLASVTARVMVVDGGASPVGMRDAARAVATALPRGRHHTLTGQTHEVAPHVLAPTLIRFFHA, encoded by the coding sequence ATGAGCGCGGCCGTGATGAAGGCCGAGTCCGCGGACGGCACTCTCATCGCCTACGAACGGCGCGGCGCCGGACCGGCGTTGGTGCTGGTCGGCGGAGCGCTGTGCACGTCCGCGTCGGACGCGCCGCTGGCCGGGCTGCTCGCCCCGCATTTCAGCGTGTTCACGTACGACCGCCGCGGCCGGGGGGCGAGCGGCGACACGGCCCCGTACGCGGTGCGGCGCGAGATCGAGGACCTGGCCGCCGTCATCGGGGCGGCCGGCGGGCGGGCCGCCGTCCACGGCACGTCCTCGGGCGCCGCGCTCGCGCTGCGCGCCGCCGCGGCCGGCCTGCCGATCACCCAACTGTCGCTCTACGAACCTCCGTTCGATACGGAGCCGGCGGCCGGGCAGGGCAGTACCGAGTACGTCGACCGGATGACGGCACTCCTCGCACAGGGGCGGCGGGGCGACGCGCTCGCCGTGTTCATGGCCGCTGTGGGGATGCCCGAGGAAGCCGTGGCCGGGCTCCGTCCGCTGCCGGTGTGGTCCGACATGGAGGCGCTGGCGCACACCTTGGCGTACGACCACGAGGTGATGGGCGACGGCCTGGTGCCGACGTCGCTCCTCGCCTCCGTCACCGCCCGTGTGATGGTGGTCGACGGCGGCGCGAGCCCGGTCGGGATGCGCGACGCCGCACGCGCGGTGGCGACGGCCCTCCCCCGCGGCCGCCACCACACTCTGACGGGCCAGACGCACGAAGTGGCCCCGCACGTCCTGGCGCCGACGCTGATCCGGTTCTTCCACGCGTGA
- a CDS encoding alpha/beta fold hydrolase, with product MSRVTVNGAAIHYSDQGPADGVPVVLVHGHPFNRSLWAPQTEALTAAGYRVITPDLRGYGESEVVPGKTLLSDFADDIAGLLDRLGLERVVVGGVSMGGQIAMEFQRSYAPRVRALVLSDTSPVAETEEGKAFRNSLADRLLAEGMDGYADEVIDKMLAAYNVTAMPDVAAQVLTMMRTTAPEGAAAALRGRAERPDYRDTLAAVKSPVLIVVGTDDAYTPVSDAEAMRDLIPHATLTVIEDAGHLPGAEQPARFNKALLAFLDEQVVQGTS from the coding sequence ATGAGCCGAGTGACCGTCAACGGTGCAGCGATCCACTACAGCGACCAGGGCCCGGCCGACGGCGTGCCCGTCGTCCTCGTCCACGGGCACCCCTTCAACCGCTCCCTCTGGGCGCCCCAGACCGAGGCCCTGACCGCGGCCGGGTACCGCGTGATCACCCCCGACCTGCGGGGTTACGGCGAGAGCGAGGTGGTCCCCGGCAAGACCCTGCTCTCCGACTTCGCCGACGACATCGCGGGCCTCCTCGACCGTCTCGGTCTCGAGCGCGTCGTGGTCGGCGGTGTCTCCATGGGGGGCCAGATCGCGATGGAGTTCCAGCGTTCCTACGCGCCGCGCGTGCGGGCGCTGGTCCTGTCGGACACCTCCCCGGTCGCGGAGACGGAGGAGGGCAAGGCCTTCCGCAACAGCCTCGCCGACCGGCTGCTCGCCGAGGGCATGGACGGGTACGCGGACGAAGTGATCGACAAGATGCTGGCGGCGTACAACGTCACGGCCATGCCGGACGTCGCGGCGCAGGTGCTGACGATGATGCGCACGACGGCACCCGAGGGCGCGGCGGCTGCCCTCCGCGGCCGCGCGGAGCGGCCGGACTACCGGGACACGCTGGCCGCGGTGAAGTCACCGGTGCTGATCGTCGTGGGGACGGACGACGCGTACACCCCTGTCTCCGACGCGGAGGCGATGCGTGACCTGATCCCGCACGCCACGCTCACGGTGATCGAAGACGCGGGCCACCTCCCGGGGGCCGAACAGCCCGCGCGGTTCAACAAGGCGCTGCTGGCGTTCCTCGACGAGCAGGTGGTCCAGGGCACTTCCTGA
- the mnmA gene encoding tRNA 2-thiouridine(34) synthase MnmA → MTETSQRPLRVLAAMSGGVDSAVAAARAAEAGHDVTGVHLALSANPQSFRTGARGCCTIEDSRDARRAADVIGIPFYVWDLAERFREDVVEDFIAEYEAGRTPNPCLRCNEKIKFAALLDKALALGFDAVCTGHYATVVLKDDGSRELHRASDMAKDQSYVLGVLDERQLAHAMFPLGDTLTTKDEIRAEAERRGLAVAKKPDSHDICFIADGDTQGFLADRLGTAEGDIVDESGKKLGSHEGAFGFTIGQRKGLRIGHPAPDGKPRYVLDISPVNNTVTVGPVEALDVTALTAIKPRWCGAAPEGPGTYTAQLRAHGGETEVTAELVDGSELRVTFTEPVRGVAPGQAVVLYDGTRVVGSATLATTTRRATAVA, encoded by the coding sequence ATGACTGAGACTTCCCAGCGCCCCCTCCGCGTCCTCGCCGCCATGTCCGGCGGCGTGGACTCCGCCGTCGCCGCCGCCCGCGCGGCAGAGGCCGGTCACGATGTGACCGGTGTGCACCTGGCGCTCTCCGCGAACCCGCAGTCCTTCCGCACGGGTGCCCGTGGCTGCTGCACCATCGAGGACTCGCGCGACGCGCGCCGCGCCGCGGACGTCATCGGTATCCCCTTCTACGTGTGGGACCTGGCGGAACGCTTCCGTGAGGACGTGGTCGAGGACTTCATCGCCGAGTACGAGGCGGGCCGCACGCCCAACCCGTGCCTGCGCTGCAACGAGAAGATCAAGTTCGCCGCGCTGCTCGACAAGGCCCTCGCGCTCGGCTTCGACGCGGTGTGCACCGGCCACTACGCCACCGTCGTCCTGAAGGACGACGGCAGCCGCGAGCTGCACCGGGCCAGCGACATGGCCAAGGACCAGTCGTACGTGCTGGGCGTCCTCGACGAGAGGCAGCTCGCGCACGCGATGTTCCCGCTCGGCGACACGCTGACCACCAAGGACGAGATCCGGGCGGAGGCCGAGCGGCGCGGGCTCGCGGTCGCGAAGAAGCCCGACAGCCACGACATCTGCTTCATCGCCGACGGCGACACCCAGGGCTTCCTGGCGGACCGCCTCGGCACCGCGGAGGGCGACATCGTCGACGAGTCGGGCAAGAAGCTCGGCAGTCACGAGGGAGCCTTCGGGTTCACCATCGGGCAGCGCAAGGGCCTGCGCATCGGCCACCCCGCGCCCGACGGCAAGCCGCGCTACGTCCTGGACATCTCCCCGGTGAACAACACGGTGACCGTCGGCCCGGTCGAGGCCCTCGACGTCACCGCCCTCACCGCGATCAAGCCCCGCTGGTGCGGCGCGGCCCCGGAGGGCCCCGGCACGTACACCGCCCAGCTGCGCGCCCACGGCGGCGAGACGGAGGTGACGGCCGAGCTGGTCGACGGCTCCGAGCTGCGCGTCACCTTCACCGAGCCGGTCCGCGGCGTGGCCCCCGGCCAGGCGGTCGTCCTCTACGACGGCACGCGGGTGGTCGGCTCGGCGACACTCGCGACGACGACCCGGCGGGCGACGGCGGTCGCCTAG
- a CDS encoding N-acetylmuramoyl-L-alanine amidase, translating to MGSEKKHDGGKKHRVSRRAVLIGGGAAVIGGGVLVEEELRRLWRGMPWVRTPRKEGEIDHAGAQWVAANAANWRLADRPDDYEIDRVVIHVVQGSYPTALKVFRDPLHGAATHYVVRKDGHVAQMIRELDVAYHAGNRSYNERSIGIEHEGFVDRPQNFTDAMYQGSAKLTADICVRHGIPVDREHIVGHVEVPGTDHTDPGPHWDWPKYMKLVAASMPAARQAAEAAEKTA from the coding sequence ATGGGCAGCGAGAAGAAGCACGACGGCGGCAAAAAGCACAGAGTGAGCCGGCGGGCCGTGCTGATCGGCGGCGGGGCGGCGGTCATCGGCGGGGGCGTGCTGGTCGAGGAGGAGCTGCGCCGGCTGTGGCGGGGTATGCCGTGGGTGCGCACTCCGCGCAAGGAGGGCGAGATCGACCACGCGGGCGCGCAGTGGGTCGCCGCCAACGCCGCGAACTGGCGGCTGGCCGACCGGCCCGACGACTACGAGATCGACCGGGTCGTCATCCATGTCGTGCAGGGCAGCTATCCCACCGCGCTCAAGGTCTTCCGGGACCCCCTGCACGGCGCGGCGACCCATTACGTGGTGCGCAAGGACGGCCATGTGGCGCAGATGATCCGCGAGCTGGATGTCGCGTACCACGCCGGAAACCGCTCGTACAACGAGCGCAGCATCGGCATCGAGCACGAGGGCTTCGTGGACCGGCCGCAAAACTTCACCGACGCGATGTACCAGGGCTCGGCGAAACTGACCGCGGACATCTGTGTGCGTCACGGCATACCGGTGGACCGGGAGCACATCGTGGGACATGTCGAGGTCCCGGGGACGGACCACACCGACCCGGGGCCGCACTGGGACTGGCCGAAGTACATGAAGCTGGTCGCGGCGTCGATGCCGGCGGCCCGGCAGGCGGCTGAGGCGGCGGAGAAGACCGCCTGA
- a CDS encoding cysteine desulfurase family protein: MAYLDHAATTPMLPEAVEAMTAQLSVTGNASALHAAGRRARRTVEEARETLAEALGARPSEVVFTSGGTEADNLAVKGLYWARRDADPARTRVLASPVEHHAVLDAVDWLAEHEGATVEYLPVDSYGRVHPEALREAVGRNPDDVALATVMWANNEIGTVMPVVELAAVAKEFDVPLHADAVQAFGQLDVDFAASGLAAMTVSGHKIGGPYGIGALLLGREYSPVPVLHGGGQERHVRSGTLDAPAIAAFAVAGRLAAERREDFARDVGSLRDDLVRAVRAAVPDAVLGGDPDDRLPANAHFTFPGCEGDSLLLLLDAQGIECSTGSACTAGVAQPSHVLLATGTDPDLARGTLRFSLGHTSTKADVEAVAQAIGPAVQRARTAGLT; encoded by the coding sequence ATGGCTTACCTCGACCACGCCGCGACCACTCCGATGCTGCCGGAGGCCGTCGAGGCGATGACCGCCCAGCTCTCCGTCACCGGCAACGCCTCCGCACTCCACGCGGCCGGGCGACGGGCCCGCCGTACCGTCGAGGAGGCCCGCGAGACGCTCGCGGAGGCACTCGGCGCCCGGCCCAGCGAAGTCGTCTTCACCTCGGGCGGTACCGAAGCCGACAACCTCGCCGTCAAGGGCCTGTACTGGGCACGCCGCGACGCCGACCCGGCCCGCACCCGCGTACTGGCCAGCCCGGTCGAGCACCACGCCGTGCTCGACGCGGTCGACTGGCTCGCCGAGCACGAGGGCGCGACCGTCGAGTACCTTCCCGTCGACTCCTACGGCAGGGTCCACCCCGAGGCGTTGCGCGAGGCCGTCGGACGGAACCCGGACGACGTGGCCCTCGCCACCGTCATGTGGGCCAACAACGAGATCGGCACCGTCATGCCGGTCGTCGAACTCGCCGCCGTGGCCAAGGAGTTCGACGTACCGCTGCACGCGGACGCGGTCCAGGCGTTCGGCCAGCTCGACGTCGACTTCGCCGCGTCGGGGCTCGCCGCGATGACGGTCTCCGGTCACAAGATCGGCGGTCCGTACGGCATCGGCGCGTTGCTGCTCGGCCGTGAGTACAGCCCCGTCCCCGTCCTGCACGGCGGCGGCCAGGAACGCCACGTACGCTCCGGCACGCTGGACGCCCCGGCCATAGCCGCCTTCGCGGTGGCCGGCCGGCTGGCCGCCGAGCGCCGCGAGGACTTCGCCCGCGACGTCGGCTCCCTGCGCGACGACCTCGTGCGCGCCGTGCGGGCCGCCGTCCCCGACGCCGTCCTCGGCGGTGACCCGGACGACCGGCTCCCCGCCAACGCGCACTTCACCTTCCCCGGATGCGAGGGCGACTCGCTGCTCCTGCTGCTCGACGCCCAGGGCATCGAATGCTCCACCGGCTCCGCCTGCACCGCCGGCGTCGCCCAGCCCAGCCACGTCCTGCTCGCCACCGGCACCGACCCCGACCTCGCCCGCGGCACCCTGCGCTTCAGCCTCGGCCACACCTCGACGAAGGCCGACGTGGAAGCGGTCGCCCAGGCCATCGGCCCGGCGGTCCAGCGGGCGCGTACGGCGGGCCTGACCTAG